The DNA sequence AATGGTGGAGCTGAAGGGGATCGAACCCTCGACCTCTTGACTGCCAGTCAAGCACTCTCCCAGCTGAGCTACAGCCCCGCAGGTAAGTGTTATAACAGCATGAGGATGAATTGTCAATGGCTATTGCGCCGCCCAAGGAGGTGCCTTAAGAGTTGCAAAGGCGCGGAAAACTTATTACCATGTGAGGGTAACGATACCGTTCAGGAGGTGCCCTATGAGGTCCATCGTTTGTTTGATGGCGGTCCTTTGTCTTGTTCTCGTGTCGACAACGTCGGTGTACGGGCAGGGCGCCGCACCCGGTGCCGGGATCAGGCTGCCCGAGCCGAAATACGACGGGAACGTTTCTGTCGAGAAGGCGCTGAAGGAGAGGCGATCGGTGAGGGTCTACAAGGATTCCCCCCTGTCGGTGGCCGAGGTATCCCAGGTCCTCTTCGCGGCACAGGGCATAACGGAGCCAGGCAGGGGCCTGAGGACGGCGCCTTCCGCGCGGGCGCAGTATTACCTCACCGTTTATCTCTTTGCCGGCAACGTCACGGGGCTTAAGCCGGGCATGTACCGCTACGTGCCAGGGGGCCACTCGCTCACCTTCATTGCCGACGGGGACGCCAAGGGCAGGCTCTACAAGGCGGCGGGTCAGGCGCCGATAGACAAGGCGCCGGCGGCGCTCGTCATTGCCGGATCGCGGGCAAGGGCGACGAACGAGAGCTGGATGTATCTCGAGGCGGGCCATGCGGCGCAGAACGTCTATCTGCAGTCAGTGCCGCTCGGCCTCGGTACGGTCGTCATGGCGGGATTCAACGCAGACGCGGTGGACAAGGCCATCGGTCTTCCCGCCGGCGAACGGACCCTTTATATAATGCCTCTCGGCAGGAAATAGATTATAATGTACTCCCGGCGGCGCGGCCCGCCGGAGACACCACAAAACAGGAAAGGACGACGATGCTGCTCTACCTTGTGCGCCACGGCGAAGCGAAGCGCGAGGACGAGGACCCCGAGCGAGGCCTCACGGACAACGGGATGAGGCATGCCCGGAGGATGGGCGAGTTCCTCGCCTTCATGGACGTCAGCCTCGACGTTGTCGTCCACAGCACGAAGAAGAGGGCCGCTGAGACGGCTCAGGCTCTCACGGAATCGATACGGCCCACCGCCGGTATCCGGGAGGAGAAGGGTCTCTCTCCCAACGACGACCCGGCGCCATGGGTCGAAAGGATAAACGCCATGACCGCCGACACTGCCATCGTCGGTCATCTCCCTTTCCTCGACAGGCTCCTCGGCCTTCTCGTCCTCGGCGACGCGGGGAGGACCATCATAGACTTCAGGCCGGCGGGAACGGTGTGCCTTAAGCCCTCGGGTGAGGGAAGGTGGCTCATCGCCTGGGTGCTTGGCCCCGAGGTGATCTGGTGAGCTATCTCGCCCTTATCATCGCCTTTATCGCGGGAGCGGCCCTGGGAGGTGTCGTCTTCTCCCTTGTTGTCACCTCCCGCGCGCGCGCCCGGCAGGCAGAGCTCGAGGCGAGGGCCGGGTCCGCCGAGGCGGTCGTTACCGAGTTGAGGCAGCAGTACCGTGAGGGCAGGGACGAAGCGCTGCGGCTCCAGGCTGAGCTTGACGCTGAAAGAGAGGCCAGGGTGCAGGCCATGACGAGGTGCGAAACGCTGGACCTTCGCCTCAAGGAGGAGATGGAGCGTTTCGAGGCCGTAAGGAAGGAGCTCTCCGAGACCTTCAAAGCCCTTTCCCTCGACGCCCTCGCGTCCAATACGAACGAGTTCAGGAAATACGCCGAAGAGTTCATGAAGCTTGCCGAGGAGAAGCTCAAATCCCAGACGGCGGAAGGGAAAAAGGAACTCGAAGGCAAGAAGGAACTCATAGACAGGAACATCGACTCCATCGGGAAGACCCTGACGGAGGTCCAGAGGCGCGTCGAAGAGGTGGGCAAGGTGAGCGGCGAGCGCATCACCGAGGTGACCACCTTGATCAAAAAGCACGAAGAGGTCACGGCGAAGCTCAGGGACACGACGGAGCACCTCGGCCGCGCGCTCGCAAGCTCGAAGAAGAGGGGCGAGTGGGGCGAGCGGATGGCCGAGGACATCATCCGTCTCGTGGGGATGGCGGAAGGCATCAACTACGTCAAGCAAACGACCCTGGAGAACGGGCCCGGTAGGCCCGATTTCACCTTCTTTCTCCCCAATGACCTCAAGGTCAACATGGATGTGAAGTTCCCCCTCGACAACTTCGCCCACTATCTCGACGCCGAGAGCGACCACGACCGGAAGCGGTACCGCGATGAGCTCCTCAAGAACGCGAAGGTGATGATAAAGCAGGTGACGACCCGGGAGTACATCAACCCCGCCGAGAACACCGTGGACTACGTCATCGTCTTCATCCCCAACGAGCAGGTCTACAGCTTCATCCAGGAATCGGACGCCTCGATCATGGACGAGGCATTGAGGCAGAAGGTCATCCTCTGCTCCCCCTTCACGCTCTACGCGGTCCTCGCCGTGATCCGCCAGACCATCGAGAACGTGAAGCTCGAACGGACCGCCTCGGAGATACTCAAGCTCCTTACCGAGTTCTCGAAGCAGTGGAAGCTTTACAAGGACAGGTTCAAGACCATGGGCGACCGCATCGACGCGGCCAGGAAGGAATACGAGATCCTCGTCACCACGCGGACGAACATGCTCGAGAGGCCGCTGAGGAAGATTGATGAACTGAGCGCGGCCGATGCCCTGGAACTGGGAACGGGGGAGCTCTCGCAGGATGAAAGCTAGTCTGCCCTCATTGAGCCGCCTCGTCCTTGCGCTTCTCCTGTCGGTGCCGTGCCTCGTCGCCGGTGCCGATGGCGGCAAGGACCTTCCCGGTTTTCTCGAAGGGAACTACGGTCTTGTCGGCAGGCGTCCGGGCACGGGCGAGACCTATTCGGGGACGGTGACGATAAAGGCGAGGGATGGCGGCCTCGAGGTCATACGGTGCGTCGGCGGATCGCGCCACGCCGGTCAGGGTTCCATCGTTCTCGTGACGGCCGACAGGATACCAGCCCTCAGCGTGCGCTGGGGCGACGGGAAGAAGGAATACAGGGGCCGATACGACATACACGGCGATGCCGACAACTACGCCAGGCTCTCGGGGCCTTATGTCGCCATGGAAGATGAACGGGAGTTCGGCTGGGAACTTCTCTACGTCGATCCCGGGAACGGCCCGGTCTGCAGGTAAGCGAGGCCCTCCGCGGAGCGGCCGGATGAAGGAGGCTTGTGATGGAAGATGAGGACCGTTTACGTACCGTGCTGAAGCAGCTCATCCAGAACAACGAGTATCTCGCCGAGAATTACCGGAAATGGGGCAGGGTCGCCGCGACGGGCGGTCTCGATGCGGTGTCGAAGGAGATAGACGAGGCCGGTCAGTTCATACAGATAGCCACGCAGAAGCTCCGGGGTGCCCTCGGCCTCATGGGAGAGTGACCGTCACCGGGTCGCCCTTTCCCGTCCCCGTTTCGCGCCTGAAGTCTCCCTTGAAAACCCCGAATTCCAGGTAGCCGGAGCTGCCCTCGAGGCAGGTGAGGCCACCCTCGCAGTAGGTCTTGCCGATCGCCGCGAAGACGTGTTCGCCCATCCGTATCTCGAAGGGGCCCTCCCCGGCGAAGTACCGCAGGGCGTGGCCCTTTATGTTCGTGATGGCGTTGCCGAAGCGGTCGAAGCGCACCACGCTCCCTTTAAGCGTCCTGCCCTCGATCACGGGATGGATGTCGCTCAAGAGAACGGGATCCGTTATTTTTCGCCCGAACGCCTGGGGGGAGTAGCCGCGGGACAGCCTGGCGGCGGCGGGGGAGAAGACGTCCCGGCCGTGGAAGGTGGAACTGACGGGGGAGAGCATGAAGTTGCGGTTCTCGATGACGTGGATATCGGGGGCGTTGTCCGCGAGGAGGGTGAAGACGCCGTTGTCGGGCCCGACGAAATGATGTCCCTTCGCCGACACGATAAGCGGCCGCCTCGCGCTCCCCACGGTGGGGTCGACGACGGCGACATGGACCGTCCCCGGCGGGAAATACCTCCAGTAGTCGTCGATGAGGAAGGCGGCCTCGCGCATGTCCTGGGGTTCCACCTCGTGGGTCATGTCGACGATCCGGCACCCCGGGTCGATGCCGAGGATGATCCCCTTCATGACGCCCACGTAGGGGTCTTTGACGCCGAAATCGGTGAGGAGGGTGATGATGCCCATCGGCCCTGCCGGTCAGAGCATCCTGATGTATTTCGCGAAAGGTTTCTTGATGATGCCTTTCTCGGTGATAAAGCCGCTGATGTACCGGGACGGGGTGACGTCGAACCCGAAATAACGGGCCTTCGCGTCTTTTACGGTGAGGAGCCTGTCGTCGAGGTATTTCACCTCCCTAGCGCTTCGCTCTTCGATCTCTATGCGGCCGCCGTCCTCGACGGCCTTATCGAAGGTGGAGACCGGGGCGGCGATGTAGAAGGGGACCTTGTACGCGTCCGCGGCGAGGGCTATCATGAAGGTACCGATCTTGTTCGCCGTGTCCCCGTTCGCCGCTATCCTGTCGGCGCCGGTGATGATCTTGTTCACCGCCCCCCG is a window from the Syntrophorhabdus sp. genome containing:
- a CDS encoding SagB/ThcOx family dehydrogenase, which codes for MAVLCLVLVSTTSVYGQGAAPGAGIRLPEPKYDGNVSVEKALKERRSVRVYKDSPLSVAEVSQVLFAAQGITEPGRGLRTAPSARAQYYLTVYLFAGNVTGLKPGMYRYVPGGHSLTFIADGDAKGRLYKAAGQAPIDKAPAALVIAGSRARATNESWMYLEAGHAAQNVYLQSVPLGLGTVVMAGFNADAVDKAIGLPAGERTLYIMPLGRK
- the sixA gene encoding phosphohistidine phosphatase SixA; its protein translation is MLLYLVRHGEAKREDEDPERGLTDNGMRHARRMGEFLAFMDVSLDVVVHSTKKRAAETAQALTESIRPTAGIREEKGLSPNDDPAPWVERINAMTADTAIVGHLPFLDRLLGLLVLGDAGRTIIDFRPAGTVCLKPSGEGRWLIAWVLGPEVIW
- the rmuC gene encoding DNA recombination protein RmuC gives rise to the protein MSYLALIIAFIAGAALGGVVFSLVVTSRARARQAELEARAGSAEAVVTELRQQYREGRDEALRLQAELDAEREARVQAMTRCETLDLRLKEEMERFEAVRKELSETFKALSLDALASNTNEFRKYAEEFMKLAEEKLKSQTAEGKKELEGKKELIDRNIDSIGKTLTEVQRRVEEVGKVSGERITEVTTLIKKHEEVTAKLRDTTEHLGRALASSKKRGEWGERMAEDIIRLVGMAEGINYVKQTTLENGPGRPDFTFFLPNDLKVNMDVKFPLDNFAHYLDAESDHDRKRYRDELLKNAKVMIKQVTTREYINPAENTVDYVIVFIPNEQVYSFIQESDASIMDEALRQKVILCSPFTLYAVLAVIRQTIENVKLERTASEILKLLTEFSKQWKLYKDRFKTMGDRIDAARKEYEILVTTRTNMLERPLRKIDELSAADALELGTGELSQDES
- a CDS encoding SAM-dependent chlorinase/fluorinase; its protein translation is MGIITLLTDFGVKDPYVGVMKGIILGIDPGCRIVDMTHEVEPQDMREAAFLIDDYWRYFPPGTVHVAVVDPTVGSARRPLIVSAKGHHFVGPDNGVFTLLADNAPDIHVIENRNFMLSPVSSTFHGRDVFSPAAARLSRGYSPQAFGRKITDPVLLSDIHPVIEGRTLKGSVVRFDRFGNAITNIKGHALRYFAGEGPFEIRMGEHVFAAIGKTYCEGGLTCLEGSSGYLEFGVFKGDFRRETGTGKGDPVTVTLP